One part of the Cottoperca gobio chromosome 14, fCotGob3.1, whole genome shotgun sequence genome encodes these proteins:
- the spry4 gene encoding protein sprouty homolog 4 produces the protein MESRVPHHIPGVSSSLISQPLLDSRVPYGRLQHPLTIYPIDQIKSSHVENDYIDSPAVISQQPPSQKSVNRRITWLGQNQEAFLGANHNHHHNHQHQHHQQGRCEPHHHQDTTTHPWISFSGRPSSISSSSSTSSDQRLLDHAAPTPMVDHHPNLHPHQGPVNTITTQTPGCFPSSESKVLTSSSSASSCSSSSKSLDLKSTKMPAGGVCTNGGQQGLALIPSTPAEKKHLVLCEHCGKCRCTECTLPRTLPSCWVCNQECLCSAQSLVDTATCMCLVKGIFYHCTEDEDDEGSCADKPCSCSQANCCARWSFMAALSVVLPCLVCYLPATGLAKLGQKCYDNVSRPGCRCKNLQGGVSAPVCKNGGVEAKVGTLEKQQQGS, from the coding sequence ATGGAGTCCAGGGTTCCCCACCACATCCCCGGagtgtcctcctctctcatATCCCAGCCCCTGCTGGACAGTCGAGTGCCCTACGGCCGCCTGCAGCACCCTCTCACCATCTACCCTATCGACCAGATAAAGTCCTCGCATGTGGAGAACGACTACATCGACAGCCCGGCGGTCATTTCCCAGCAGCCCCCGAGCCAGAAGTCTGTGAACCGAAGAATCACCTGGCTTGGTCAAAATCAGGAGGCTTTCCTGGGGGCAAACCACAACCATCATCACAATCACCAacaccagcaccaccagcagggCAGGTGCGAGCCCCACCATCACCAGGATACCACCACCCACCCTTGGATTTCCTTCAGTGGGAGGCCCAGCtctatcagcagcagcagcagcacctcgTCTGATCAGAGGCTGCTGGACCACGCTGCCCCCACCCCAATGGTGGACCACCACCCCAACCTGCACCCCCACCAGGGCCCCGTCAACACAATCACAACCCAAACTCCAGGCTGCTTCCCTTCCTCTGAATCAAAAgtcctcacctcctcttcctctgcttcctcctgctcctcctcctctaaaTCGCTGGACCTCAAGTCTACAAAGATGCCCGCGGGAGGTGTGTGCACCAATGGAGGCCAGCAGGGGTTGGCGCTGATCCCTTCAACCCCGGCCGAGAAGAAGCACCTCGTTCTCTGCGAGCACTGCGGGAAGTGCCGATGCACGGAGTGTACTCTCCCCCGAACCCTACCCTCTTGCTGGGTCTGCAATCAGGAGTGCCTGTGCTCTGCCCAGAGCCTGGTGGATACAGCCACCTGCATGTGCCTGGTCAAAGGGATCTTCTACCACTGCACAGAGGATGAGGACGACGAGGGCTCTTGCGCCGACAAGCCCTGCTCGTGCTCCCAGGCTAACTGTTGCGCACGTTGGTCCTTCATGGCTGCCCTTTCAGTTGTCCTGCCTTGCCTGGTCTGCTATCTGCCAGCTACAGGCCTGGCCAAACTGGGACAGAAGTGTTACGACAATGTTAGCAGGCCCGGCTGCCGCTGCAAGAATTTGCAAGGTGGTGTAAGCGCACCTGTCTGTAAAAACGGGGGCGTGGAAGCAAAAGTTGGGACGCTAGAGAAGCAGCAGCAAGGGTCATGA